A single window of Pseudomonas benzenivorans DNA harbors:
- the ccoG gene encoding cytochrome c oxidase accessory protein CcoG encodes MTERIPARIVETLDPRPIRLTPAQAGGPIHTRSFTGRFRNLRLYGAGLLFLIFFGTAWLDWDGRQAVLWNLAEHRYYIFGATFWPQDFILLSALLIIAAFGLFTITVVAGRVWCGYTCPQSVWTWVFMWAEKITEGERNQRIRLDAAPWSFSKLARRGAKHAIWLAVSLLTALTFIGYFTPIRELASDLLRLQLDGATLVWVLFFMAATYLNAGWLREKVCVHMCPYSRFQSAMFDDDTLLVAYDAKRGEGRGPRKRDSDHKAEGLGDCIDCTLCVQVCPTGIDIRDGLQIDCISCAACIDACDTVMDKMGYPRGLVGYHSERELQGGKTHLLRPRLIGYGIALALMLTAFAWALSARSMLSIDAAKDRSMYRENQLGQIENTYLLKVINKTQQAQRYGLALVDSPNLRLDAPQQLLLAPGEILDVPVSVVLESKQIEASAMPVHFAIHNLADVSEQAQTQSTFLAPSGR; translated from the coding sequence ATGACCGAACGCATTCCCGCGCGGATCGTCGAGACCCTCGATCCACGACCGATCCGCCTGACGCCCGCCCAGGCCGGCGGCCCGATCCACACCCGCAGCTTCACTGGACGGTTCCGCAATCTGCGTCTGTACGGCGCAGGATTACTGTTTCTGATCTTCTTCGGCACGGCCTGGCTCGACTGGGACGGGCGCCAGGCGGTGCTGTGGAACCTGGCTGAGCACCGCTATTACATCTTCGGCGCAACCTTCTGGCCGCAGGACTTCATCCTGCTGTCGGCGCTGCTGATCATCGCCGCCTTCGGCCTGTTCACCATCACCGTGGTGGCCGGCCGCGTCTGGTGCGGCTACACCTGCCCGCAGAGCGTGTGGACCTGGGTGTTCATGTGGGCGGAGAAGATCACCGAGGGCGAGCGTAACCAGCGCATCAGGCTGGATGCCGCGCCCTGGTCGTTCAGCAAGCTGGCGCGACGCGGCGCCAAGCACGCGATCTGGCTGGCCGTCAGCCTGCTCACGGCGCTGACGTTTATCGGTTACTTCACACCGATCCGCGAGCTGGCCAGCGACCTGCTACGGCTGCAACTGGATGGCGCCACCCTGGTGTGGGTGCTGTTCTTCATGGCCGCCACCTACCTCAATGCCGGCTGGCTGCGCGAGAAGGTGTGCGTGCACATGTGCCCCTACTCGCGCTTCCAGAGTGCGATGTTCGATGATGACACCTTGCTGGTGGCCTACGACGCCAAGCGCGGCGAAGGCCGTGGCCCGCGCAAGAGGGACAGCGACCACAAGGCCGAGGGCCTGGGTGACTGCATCGACTGCACCCTGTGCGTGCAGGTCTGCCCCACCGGTATTGATATCCGCGATGGCCTGCAGATCGACTGCATCAGTTGCGCCGCCTGCATCGACGCCTGCGACACGGTGATGGACAAGATGGGTTATCCCAGGGGGTTGGTCGGCTACCACTCCGAGCGCGAACTGCAGGGTGGCAAGACCCACCTGCTGCGCCCACGGCTGATCGGCTACGGCATTGCCCTCGCGTTGATGCTCACCGCCTTCGCCTGGGCCTTGAGTGCACGCTCGATGCTGTCCATCGACGCGGCCAAGGATCGCAGCATGTACCGCGAGAACCAGCTGGGGCAGATCGAGAACACCTACTTGCTCAAGGTGATCAACAAGACCCAGCAAGCACAACGCTATGGTCTGGCACTGGTCGACAGCCCCAACCTGCGCCTGGACGCGCCGCAGCAGTTGCTACTGGCACCTGGGGAAATTCTCGATGTACCGGTCAGCGTGGTGCTGGAGAGCAAACAGATCGAGGCCAGCGCCATGCCTGTGCATTTTGCGATCCACAACCTGGCCGATGTCAGCGAGCAGGCGCAGACGCAGAGCACCTTTCTGGCACCAAGCGGGCGCTGA
- a CDS encoding metal-dependent hydrolase: MDSITQAMLGATLQGAMLGRWQGRKALAYGALLGTLPDLDVIIDYGDAVANMTYHRGFTHSLFFLGPLALLLTWLVRRLHPHPGYSAKRLLATLALVLLTHPILDCFTSYGTQILWPLTPTPTAWSSIFIIDPLYTLPLLGAVLGGLLFGLRERSNKWPLLALALSSLYLGSTLVGKSMAEQRVEAQLAAQGIQAEALFSTPTPLNSLLWRVIVLDGDAYHEALVGWLDRAPPQLERIPRGTALAAALEDSPAHRRLAWFTDGVLRYDQIGERLVVTDLRLGMTGFHPFRFDFAGWQDGQWRVPAQIERWPIERGDLGRLILLWQRIWHPETEVPLLAWASELGKPLLARRSAEPE, from the coding sequence ATGGATTCGATTACCCAGGCGATGCTGGGCGCCACTCTCCAGGGCGCCATGCTCGGCCGCTGGCAAGGGCGCAAGGCGCTGGCCTACGGCGCCCTGCTCGGCACCCTGCCCGATCTGGACGTGATCATCGACTACGGCGACGCCGTGGCGAACATGACCTACCACCGCGGCTTCACTCACTCGCTGTTCTTCCTGGGCCCCCTGGCCCTGCTGCTGACCTGGCTGGTGCGTCGTCTGCACCCGCACCCCGGCTATTCGGCCAAGCGCCTGCTGGCCACCCTGGCCCTGGTGCTGCTCACTCACCCGATACTCGACTGCTTCACCAGCTACGGCACCCAGATTCTCTGGCCGTTGACGCCGACGCCCACGGCCTGGTCGAGCATCTTCATCATCGATCCGCTGTATACCCTGCCGCTGCTCGGCGCGGTGCTGGGCGGGCTGCTGTTCGGCCTGCGTGAGCGCAGCAATAAATGGCCGTTGCTCGCCCTGGCCCTGTCGAGCCTCTACCTGGGCTCGACCCTGGTCGGCAAGAGCATGGCCGAGCAGCGGGTGGAGGCGCAGCTGGCCGCCCAGGGCATCCAGGCCGAGGCATTGTTCAGCACCCCGACGCCGCTCAACAGCCTGCTGTGGCGGGTGATAGTGCTGGACGGCGACGCCTACCACGAGGCCCTGGTGGGCTGGTTAGACCGCGCACCGCCGCAGCTCGAGCGCATTCCCCGCGGCACGGCGCTGGCCGCCGCCCTGGAGGACTCACCGGCGCACCGGCGTCTGGCCTGGTTCACCGACGGCGTGCTGCGCTATGACCAGATCGGCGAGCGCCTGGTGGTCACGGACCTGCGCCTGGGCATGACCGGCTTCCATCCGTTCCGCTTCGATTTCGCCGGCTGGCAAGATGGCCAATGGCGAGTGCCGGCGCAGATCGAGCGCTGGCCGATCGAACGCGGCGACCTGGGCCGCCTGATCCTGCTGTGGCAGCGCATCTGGCACCCCGAGACCGAGGTGCCGCTGCTGGCCTGGGCCAGCGAGCTGGGCAAGCCGCTGCTGGCCAGGCGCAGCGCCGAGCCTGAATAG
- a CDS encoding cyclase family protein, with protein sequence MFQLIRANLKLGRRQAAALPLALALISGAATAAPDVGVSPWGEADEIGRLNLITPQSRAAILSRVSGGQAYDLSVEYFIGMPSWQAAGDPPYQMWMTHTPRGNQIADPMGTGEAMNSHVSYSGSAVSMYAHMGTHIDGLNHFGLNGKIWNGFSAHEHLGDRGWEKAGVETMPAIIARGVMIDMAAAKNLEMLPDNYKVSAQDLRDALKKQRVSLQEGDVVLIRTGRMRDYANAQAYMSNAPGLGLDAAKFLIEEGGAMVLGADNLSFEAFPSEVSGNYIPVHTYLLAQQGAPIIELANLEELARDRVYEFAFIGASLKFRGADAAPMRPVALPIK encoded by the coding sequence ATGTTCCAGTTGATCCGAGCAAACCTGAAACTCGGCCGTCGGCAGGCCGCCGCGCTGCCCCTGGCCTTGGCCCTGATCAGTGGCGCGGCCACTGCCGCGCCCGACGTAGGCGTCAGCCCCTGGGGCGAGGCCGATGAGATCGGCCGCCTCAATCTGATCACCCCGCAATCCCGTGCCGCGATCCTGTCGCGGGTATCCGGTGGCCAGGCCTACGACCTGTCGGTGGAGTACTTCATCGGCATGCCGAGCTGGCAGGCCGCGGGCGATCCGCCCTACCAGATGTGGATGACCCACACCCCGCGAGGCAACCAGATCGCCGACCCGATGGGAACTGGCGAGGCGATGAACAGCCATGTCAGCTACAGCGGCTCGGCGGTGTCGATGTATGCGCACATGGGCACGCACATCGACGGCCTCAACCACTTCGGCCTGAACGGCAAGATCTGGAACGGTTTTTCCGCGCATGAGCACCTGGGCGACCGTGGATGGGAAAAGGCCGGCGTCGAGACCATGCCAGCGATCATCGCCCGTGGCGTGATGATCGACATGGCCGCGGCGAAGAACCTGGAAATGCTGCCGGACAACTACAAGGTGTCCGCCCAGGACCTGCGCGACGCCCTGAAAAAACAACGGGTCAGCCTGCAGGAGGGCGACGTGGTGCTGATCCGCACCGGGCGCATGCGTGACTACGCCAATGCCCAGGCCTACATGAGCAATGCCCCGGGCCTGGGGCTGGATGCGGCCAAGTTCCTCATCGAGGAAGGTGGCGCCATGGTGCTCGGTGCCGACAACCTGAGCTTCGAGGCCTTCCCTTCCGAGGTGTCGGGCAACTACATCCCGGTGCACACCTACCTGTTGGCGCAGCAGGGCGCGCCGATCATCGAGCTGGCCAATCTGGAAGAGCTGGCTCGCGACCGTGTCTACGAGTTCGCCTTTATCGGCGCCTCGCTGAAGTTCCGCGGTGCCGATGCGGCGCCGATGCGCCCGGTGGCTCTGCCGATCAAGTAA
- the arfB gene encoding alternative ribosome rescue aminoacyl-tRNA hydrolase ArfB, producing the protein MLVISNSVHLPDDEVELTAVRAQGAGGQNVNKVSSAVHLRFDSQASSLPPFYKERLLALRDSRITAGGVVIIKAQQYRTQEQNRADALERLAELIRSAGKTEKARRPTRPTLGSKKRRLEGKTKRGAIKAGRGKVDF; encoded by the coding sequence ATGCTGGTGATTTCCAACAGCGTCCACCTGCCAGACGACGAGGTCGAGCTGACCGCCGTCCGCGCCCAGGGCGCCGGCGGACAGAACGTCAACAAGGTCTCCAGTGCGGTGCACCTGCGCTTCGACAGCCAGGCCTCGTCCTTGCCGCCGTTCTACAAGGAGCGCCTGCTGGCCCTGCGCGACAGCCGCATCACCGCAGGTGGCGTGGTCATCATCAAGGCGCAGCAGTACCGCACCCAGGAACAGAATCGCGCCGATGCCCTGGAGCGCCTGGCCGAACTGATCCGCAGTGCCGGCAAGACCGAGAAGGCCCGCCGCCCGACCAGGCCGACCCTGGGCTCGAAGAAGCGCCGCCTGGAAGGCAAGACCAAGCGCGGGGCGATCAAGGCCGGGCGGGGCAAGGTGGATTTCTGA
- a CDS encoding MFS transporter, translating into MPIALLALTLSAFAIGTTEFVIVGLIPTIAADLGVSLPSAGLLVSLYALGVAVGAPLLTALTGRLPRKILLLSLMVLFTLGNLLAWQAPGYESLIAARIVTGLAHGVFFSIGSTIATSLVSKERAASAIAIMFTGLTVALVTGVPLGTFIGQHFGWRETFLAVSALGVMAFIGSLIFVPHNIAHSKPASLLQQLAVLKQPRLLLVYAMTAVGYGGSFIAFTFLAPILQEISGFSAGSVSLALLVYGVSVAAGNIWGGKLADSKGPIGALKLIFLLLAGVLLLLTFTASNPWLALGTVLLWGAVAFGNVPGLQLYVVRQAERHAPHAVDVASGLNIAAFNLGIAGGAWGGGLIVSQLGLIHTTWIGALVVLLALALTAWSGHLDRQGSTRTTADGTLAADH; encoded by the coding sequence ATGCCCATTGCCCTCCTGGCGCTGACCCTCAGCGCCTTCGCCATCGGTACGACTGAGTTCGTTATCGTTGGTCTGATTCCCACTATTGCCGCCGATCTCGGTGTAAGCCTGCCTTCCGCCGGCCTGCTGGTCAGTCTCTACGCCCTCGGGGTGGCGGTTGGCGCCCCCTTGCTAACCGCACTGACGGGTAGACTTCCGCGCAAGATCCTCCTGCTATCGCTGATGGTGCTGTTCACCCTCGGCAACCTGCTGGCCTGGCAGGCGCCCGGCTACGAGTCGCTGATCGCCGCACGCATCGTCACCGGTCTGGCCCACGGGGTGTTCTTCTCCATCGGCTCGACCATCGCCACCAGCCTGGTCTCGAAGGAAAGAGCCGCCAGCGCCATCGCCATCATGTTCACCGGCCTGACCGTGGCCCTGGTCACCGGCGTACCGCTGGGCACCTTTATCGGCCAGCATTTCGGCTGGCGCGAGACCTTCCTCGCCGTCTCCGCACTGGGCGTGATGGCCTTCATTGGCAGTTTGATCTTCGTGCCGCACAACATCGCCCACAGCAAGCCGGCCTCACTGCTGCAGCAACTGGCGGTGCTCAAGCAGCCGCGTCTGCTGCTGGTGTACGCGATGACGGCGGTTGGTTACGGCGGCTCGTTCATCGCCTTTACCTTCCTCGCGCCAATCCTGCAGGAAATCAGCGGTTTCAGCGCCGGGTCGGTCAGCCTGGCCCTGCTGGTCTACGGCGTATCGGTTGCAGCCGGCAACATCTGGGGTGGCAAGCTGGCCGACAGCAAGGGACCGATAGGGGCCTTGAAGCTGATCTTCCTGCTGCTCGCCGGTGTACTCCTGCTGCTCACGTTCACCGCCAGCAATCCCTGGCTGGCACTCGGCACCGTGCTGCTGTGGGGCGCGGTGGCCTTTGGCAACGTGCCGGGCCTGCAGCTCTATGTGGTACGCCAGGCCGAGCGGCATGCACCCCACGCGGTGGATGTGGCCTCGGGGCTGAACATCGCCGCCTTCAACCTCGGCATCGCCGGCGGCGCCTGGGGCGGCGGACTGATCGTCAGCCAGCTCGGCCTGATTCACACCACCTGGATCGGCGCCCTGGTGGTGCTGCTGGCCCTGGCCCTGACTGCCTGGAGCGGCCACCTGGATCGCCAGGGCAGCACCCGGACGACCGCGGACGGCACACTGGCCGCCGATCACTAA
- a CDS encoding LysR family transcriptional regulator, protein MNLLGAMRTFRRVVELDSFSKAAADLGQSTAAVSKQVRQLEERLGALLLLRTTRRMSLSDAGRRYYAECCRLLDELEALERSTAQGAEEVSGSLRINAPLSFSHKVLSPLLARFMARYPRLNIELTLDDRLLDVVAEGFDVSLRIRAELVDSSLVARHLGETAQVLCASPAYLAQQGTPAQLEDLRQHACLAYRLADHPGQWQLLGPQGEVSIQLPARFSADNSLILCDLLLAGTGIGALPSFIAQPLLDNGQLQRVLPDYQFAKRSIYALYSSSRHVPRKVRAFVEFLAEALAACNQGSPGAI, encoded by the coding sequence ATGAACCTGCTCGGCGCCATGCGCACCTTCCGCCGGGTCGTGGAGCTGGACAGTTTCAGCAAGGCCGCCGCAGACCTCGGCCAGTCGACGGCGGCGGTCAGCAAGCAGGTGCGCCAGCTCGAGGAGCGCCTGGGCGCCCTGCTGCTGCTGCGCACCACCCGGCGCATGAGCCTGTCCGATGCCGGCCGTCGCTACTACGCCGAGTGCTGCCGCCTGCTCGATGAGCTGGAAGCCCTGGAACGCAGCACCGCCCAAGGCGCGGAAGAGGTCAGCGGCAGCCTGCGTATCAACGCGCCGCTGTCCTTCAGTCACAAGGTGCTGTCGCCGCTGCTGGCCCGATTCATGGCGCGCTACCCGCGCCTGAACATCGAGCTGACCCTCGACGACCGCCTGCTCGACGTCGTCGCCGAGGGCTTCGACGTCTCGCTGCGCATTCGCGCCGAACTGGTCGACTCCTCGCTGGTCGCCCGCCACCTGGGCGAAACCGCGCAGGTCCTCTGCGCCTCGCCCGCCTACCTCGCGCAACAGGGCACGCCCGCGCAGCTGGAAGACCTGCGCCAGCATGCCTGCCTGGCCTACCGCCTGGCCGACCATCCGGGCCAATGGCAGCTCCTCGGCCCCCAGGGCGAGGTCAGCATCCAGCTACCGGCGCGCTTCTCGGCCGACAACAGCCTGATCCTCTGCGACCTGCTGCTGGCCGGCACCGGCATCGGCGCCCTGCCCTCCTTTATCGCGCAACCCTTGCTGGACAACGGACAGCTGCAGCGGGTGCTGCCCGATTACCAGTTTGCCAAACGCAGCATCTACGCCCTGTACAGCAGCAGTCGCCACGTGCCACGCAAGGTGCGGGCCTTCGTCGAGTTCCTCGCCGAGGCCCTGGCGGCATGCAATCAGGGATCGCCTGGCGCCATCTGA
- a CDS encoding VOC family protein — MKMTDPASFADLALSHFELYVRAVAPMETFYTERLGFIVSDRGVGPDAMVFLSRNPGEHHQLVLNPRPSRRPQDSPLDHISFRVADLTGLRRFHAALSGPGDLAVDAVSHGTTWSLYFRDPEGNRLEVFADTPWHVDQPCKFAIDLSLDDDALGAYTEQRIRELPGFRPVEQWRKGHGAVLGEG; from the coding sequence ATGAAAATGACGGACCCAGCGAGCTTTGCCGACCTGGCCCTGAGCCACTTCGAACTCTACGTGCGCGCCGTGGCGCCGATGGAGACCTTCTATACCGAACGCCTGGGCTTTATCGTCAGCGATCGCGGCGTCGGACCAGACGCCATGGTGTTCCTCAGCCGCAACCCCGGCGAGCACCACCAGCTGGTGCTCAACCCGCGTCCGTCGCGACGCCCCCAGGACAGCCCGCTCGATCACATCTCCTTTCGCGTCGCGGACCTGACCGGCCTGCGCCGCTTCCACGCCGCGCTGAGCGGCCCCGGCGACCTCGCCGTCGACGCCGTGTCCCACGGCACCACCTGGTCGCTCTACTTTCGCGACCCGGAGGGCAACCGCCTGGAAGTCTTCGCCGACACGCCCTGGCATGTCGACCAGCCGTGCAAGTTTGCCATCGATCTGAGCCTCGACGATGACGCGCTCGGTGCCTATACCGAGCAGCGCATCCGCGAGTTGCCCGGCTTTCGGCCGGTCGAGCAGTGGCGCAAGGGGCATGGGGCGGTGCTGGGGGAAGGCTGA
- a CDS encoding methyl-accepting chemotaxis protein, whose translation MAATVQEVAQNAEQASLAARKADQESQQGNRVVQQAVGQIGELAGQVEQSAEAITALNQESARIGGVLEVIRNVAEQTNLLALNAAIEAARAGEQGRGFAVVADEVRALAQRAHKSTEEIEALIAGLQRMALGAVQQMESSRSLTQRTVTLAGEAGDALGRITQAVSTIEQMNQQIAAAAEEQSAVAETISESITRVRDIGEQSASASQQTAASSAELARLGVELQGLVGQFRT comes from the coding sequence ATGGCGGCCACCGTGCAGGAGGTGGCGCAGAACGCCGAGCAGGCCTCCCTGGCGGCGCGCAAGGCCGACCAGGAGTCCCAGCAGGGCAATCGGGTGGTGCAGCAGGCGGTCGGTCAGATCGGCGAGCTGGCCGGTCAAGTGGAGCAGTCGGCCGAGGCGATCACCGCGCTGAATCAGGAAAGCGCGCGTATCGGCGGGGTGCTGGAGGTGATCCGCAATGTTGCCGAGCAGACCAACCTGCTGGCGCTCAACGCGGCCATCGAGGCGGCACGGGCCGGCGAGCAGGGCCGGGGTTTCGCCGTGGTCGCCGACGAGGTACGTGCCCTGGCGCAGCGCGCGCACAAATCCACCGAGGAGATCGAGGCGCTGATCGCCGGCTTGCAGCGCATGGCCCTGGGTGCCGTGCAGCAGATGGAAAGCAGCCGCAGCCTGACCCAGCGCACCGTCACCCTGGCCGGCGAAGCCGGCGATGCCCTGGGCCGTATCACCCAGGCGGTGAGCACCATCGAGCAGATGAACCAGCAGATCGCCGCCGCCGCCGAGGAGCAGAGCGCGGTGGCCGAAACCATCAGTGAAAGCATCACCCGGGTCCGCGATATCGGTGAGCAGAGCGCCAGCGCCAGCCAGCAGACGGCGGCCTCCAGCGCAGAGCTGGCCCGCCTGGGTGTCGAGTTGCAGGGGCTGGTCGGCCAGTTTCGTACCTAG
- the mapR gene encoding GntR family transcriptional regulator MpaR (MapR regulates genes involved in Pseudomonas quinolone signal (PQS) production and anthranilate metabolism) has product MKRYEKLADQIAALIRSGVLAPGERVPSVRQASRSHGVSPSTVFQAYYLLEDRGLIQARPRSGYFVREHAQRPLPEPDIDTRQAETAEVDVSELVFSVLGSLKDPDTVPFGSAFPSPTLFPLARLARSMAQSLRALAPQAVIADMTEGNPNLRRQIARRYMASGVRLPLDELVISNGAMEALNLCLQCVTAPGDLVAIEAPAFYATLQVLERLKLKAVEIPVHPRDGIDLDRLASGLARLPIKACWFMSSLQNPLGASMSEDKKAALYDLLHQHQVPLIEDDVYAELYFGAQPPRPVKSFDRDGLVMHCGSFSKCLAPGYRVGWVAGGRYAEQISRLRLMTTISPSVPAQAALADYLQHGGFDRHLRKLRHALEAQQGAMLASAARHFPPGTRVTRPAGGYFLWFEFPAQVDSLQLFQLALAQGISLAPGPIFSATRRFGNCARLNHGHPWDARSEQAMAALGRLLAAF; this is encoded by the coding sequence ATGAAACGCTACGAGAAATTGGCCGACCAGATTGCCGCGCTGATTCGCAGCGGCGTGCTGGCGCCCGGCGAGCGGGTGCCCTCCGTGCGCCAGGCCAGCCGCAGCCATGGGGTCAGCCCGTCCACGGTGTTCCAGGCCTACTACCTGCTGGAGGACCGCGGGCTGATCCAGGCCCGGCCGCGCTCCGGCTATTTCGTCCGCGAGCACGCCCAGCGCCCGCTGCCTGAACCGGACATCGATACCCGTCAGGCGGAAACCGCCGAGGTCGATGTCAGCGAACTGGTGTTCTCCGTGCTCGGCTCACTCAAGGACCCGGACACCGTGCCCTTCGGCTCGGCCTTTCCCAGCCCGACGCTGTTCCCCCTGGCGCGCCTGGCCCGCTCCATGGCGCAGAGCCTGCGCGCCCTGGCTCCCCAGGCAGTGATCGCCGACATGACCGAGGGCAATCCCAACCTGCGCCGACAGATCGCCCGGCGCTACATGGCCAGCGGCGTGCGCCTGCCGCTCGACGAACTGGTGATCAGCAACGGCGCCATGGAGGCGCTCAACCTGTGCCTGCAGTGCGTCACCGCCCCGGGCGACCTGGTGGCCATCGAGGCGCCGGCCTTCTACGCGACATTGCAGGTGCTCGAGCGCCTCAAGCTCAAAGCGGTGGAGATTCCCGTGCACCCGCGCGACGGCATCGACCTGGACCGCCTCGCCAGCGGCCTGGCGCGGCTGCCGATCAAGGCCTGCTGGTTCATGAGCAGCCTGCAGAACCCCCTGGGCGCGAGCATGAGCGAGGACAAGAAGGCGGCGCTGTACGACCTGCTGCACCAGCACCAGGTGCCGCTGATCGAAGACGATGTCTACGCCGAGCTTTACTTCGGCGCCCAGCCGCCGAGGCCGGTGAAGAGTTTCGACCGCGACGGTCTGGTGATGCACTGCGGCTCGTTTTCCAAATGCCTGGCCCCCGGCTACCGGGTCGGCTGGGTGGCCGGCGGGCGCTACGCCGAGCAGATCAGCCGCCTGCGCCTGATGACCACCATCTCGCCGTCGGTGCCGGCCCAGGCCGCCCTGGCCGACTACCTGCAGCACGGCGGCTTCGACCGCCACCTGCGCAAGCTGCGCCACGCCCTGGAGGCCCAGCAGGGGGCCATGCTGGCCTCCGCCGCCCGGCACTTTCCGCCGGGCACGCGGGTGACCCGGCCAGCCGGCGGCTATTTCCTCTGGTTCGAGTTTCCCGCCCAGGTCGACTCGCTGCAGCTGTTCCAGCTGGCCCTCGCCCAGGGCATCAGCCTCGCCCCCGGCCCGATCTTCTCCGCCACCCGGCGCTTCGGCAACTGCGCCCGGCTCAACCATGGCCATCCCTGGGACGCCCGCAGCGAACAGGCCATGGCCGCCCTCGGGCGCCTGCTCGCGGCGTTCTGA